The region GAACACGGCACCGAACTTGCGAAAATGGCGGGCGCCAAGCGCTTCGCCCTGTTCCACCACGCTCCCTCCCGCACCGACGAACAGCTGGCCCGGATGGAAGAGCAGGCGCAGGCCGCCTTCCCCGAAGCCTTTGCCGCTCGGGACAACCAGACCGTCGAGATTTGACGGGCTTGAGGCCCGTCTTGCAGGAGCCTGGCTTTGCAGCGGAACAGATGCCGGGCCAAGCCGTTTCCCCTGCTTGATAATGCAAGCCAGGGACCAGCCATGACCGTTCTTTCCGGAAAATGCCTTTGCGGGCAGGTGCAGATTTCTGTTCGCGGCGAAGCCTTGCGCGTCGGCATCTGTCATTGCACCGACTGCCGCAAGGAAAGCGGTTCGGCCTTCACCTTTTACGGCATCTGGCCCGCCGGCCAATTCGAATATTCCGGCGAAACTGCTGAATTCCGGGGCCGCCATTTCTGCACGAGCTGTGGTGCGCGCCTGTTTTCCGTCGATGACGAAGAGGCGGAGATCAAGCTCGGCATCCTCTCCGAGGCGCCGACGCCGCTCGTGCCGCGCTACGAACTCTGGATCAAGCGCCGCGAAACGTGGCTGCGGCCGGTGGAGGGCGCCGAGCAGCA is a window of Rhizobium lentis DNA encoding:
- a CDS encoding GFA family protein; the protein is MTVLSGKCLCGQVQISVRGEALRVGICHCTDCRKESGSAFTFYGIWPAGQFEYSGETAEFRGRHFCTSCGARLFSVDDEEAEIKLGILSEAPTPLVPRYELWIKRRETWLRPVEGAEQHEEDRR